The sequence ACCTCTTCGGCCTGCGTCGCGAGACGGTCGGCGATGGTCATGATCTACGCTCCCAGAAAGCCGGTCCGACAGGTTCGATGAAGTCGCCAGCGGCGACCATGTACCCCTGATTGTTCACCGTGATCGGCAGCTGCGCCAGGGCGCGCGCGGCCGGACCGAAAAGCGGCTTCGCGTACTCCAGCGCATCGAACTGCGACTGGTGGCAGGGGCAGAGGATGCGGTTGGTCCGTTGCTCGTACAGCGAGGTCGGGCAGCCGAGGTGGCTGCACACCTTGGTGTAGGCGAAATAGTCGCCGTAGTTGAAGCTCTCCTGGCCCTTGCGCTTGATGGCCCGGGCGGCGTCCTCGGGACGGAGGCGGATCAACATCACCGGATTGCTCACGTACCGCAGGCCCTCGACCAGCTTGTGACGGGACTCCTCGGACTCGCCGTAGCCGTCGGAGACGCGCCACGGGAACACCGTCTCCATGGCACCGGAGTCGAGATCCTCGGGACGGACAAGGGCGACCTGGTAGGGATTGCCGGTGTCGCGGCGCAGGAAGACGGTCTCGTTCGGATCGCCGGCCGGGTTGTAGATCGGCGACCAGCCGGTGTGCCACAGCGGGGCCTTGTCGCGCTGAGCCCAGGGGTTCTTGATGATGCCACCGAGGCCGGCGACCAATCCGGTGAACGCGAACGCGCCGAGACCGAACAGCGCGGAGCCGATGATCATCTTGCGGCGCGGCAGCGTCGAGGTGGTCAGCGAATCGTTGAGCTCGGCGCCGATCGTCTTCTTGTCGACCTCCGAGGAACCGCCGTCGTGGCGATCCTGCACCGAGATCTCGGCGGGGATGAACTTCTTGGTGAAGAGCACCATGCCGACGCCGATCGACAGCACCGACAACCCGAAGGTGACGCCGAGCAGCGGGGTGTTGAGCGTGTAGCGCCAGTAGTCGACCGAGTCGGGGAGAGCGAACTCCCAGTGATTCCAGATGAAGATCACGAAGCAGGCGACTGCCGAGATGCCGGCCAGGGTGAACCACGCGGCGACCTGGCGTTCGGCACGCTTCTCGACGCCGGTGCCCGGCTCGGGGAAACGCTCGGCGCGGTGGATGATCTCCACGCCGTCGAGATTGGTACCGAGTCTGACCAGGTCTTCCTTGCTCATCTGGTCGAGCTCGTCCTGCGACGGGACGTCGTTACCGCCGGTTGCACTCATGTTCGTGATCCCATCCACATTGCGGCGGCAACGATCGCCACAACTCCGACAACCCACATCACCATGCCCTCGCTGACCGGGCCGAAGCCGCCGATCCCGAGGCCGCCCTGCGGCTTGGACTCGGTGACGTACTTGATGAATCCGATGATGTCCTTCTTCTCCTCCACCGAGAGCTGGCGGTTGGAGAACTTGGGCATGTTCTGCGGCCCGGTGAGCATGGCCGTGTAGATCTGCTGCTCTTCGACCCCGTCGAGCGGCGGGGCGAACTTGCCCGACGACAGGGCGCCGCCGCGGCCGGTGAAGTTGTGGCAGGACGCGCAGTTCAGCCTGAAGAGCTCACTGCCACGCCCGAGGTTCTTGCCGCGCAAGGACTCCTGGGCGAGGACGGGCAGGCCGTCCTTCATCTTGACCGAGCCGTCGGCGTTGCGCTCGTAGATGACCTGAGGTCCGCCGCCCTCCGACTGGATGTAGGCGCCGAGCTGGTCGATCTGTGCCTTGGTGAACTTCGGCGGCTTGCGGAGGGCCTGGGCCTCGCCGCGCGCCGCGGGCATACGGCCCGTGGACACCTGGAAGTAGACGGCGGCGTCGCCGACACCGAGCAGAGCCGGTCCGCGATCCTGGACACCCTGCAGGTTTGCCCCGTGGCAGGTGATGCACGACGTCTCGTAGAGCTTCTTGCCGTCGCTGATCAGCGCGGCATTCGATTCGTCGGCGACCGCGACCTGAGGTTTCGGGGTCAGCACCGATGCGAGAACCCCGGCGGCCACGAGACCGACGAGGAGCAGGAGGGCGCCGCTGGCCCGGCGACGCAGTTTGCGTCGTGACTTCGCCTTGCGCGCCGAGGTGGAGGCGGATGCCGGGCGTCCGGCCGACGCGCCGTCGGCCGAGTGCGTGCTGCGGCCGGCGTCCACGTCGTCGCTATCCGACGGTCGCGGTGGAGATGAACTCATCTGTGACTCTCTACTAAGCGGACGGACTGTTGCTGTTGCAGGGGCTGGCCCGGGGGCCGCTACCTGAT is a genomic window of Gordonia sp. SID5947 containing:
- a CDS encoding ubiquinol-cytochrome c reductase iron-sulfur subunit translates to MSATGGNDVPSQDELDQMSKEDLVRLGTNLDGVEIIHRAERFPEPGTGVEKRAERQVAAWFTLAGISAVACFVIFIWNHWEFALPDSVDYWRYTLNTPLLGVTFGLSVLSIGVGMVLFTKKFIPAEISVQDRHDGGSSEVDKKTIGAELNDSLTTSTLPRRKMIIGSALFGLGAFAFTGLVAGLGGIIKNPWAQRDKAPLWHTGWSPIYNPAGDPNETVFLRRDTGNPYQVALVRPEDLDSGAMETVFPWRVSDGYGESEESRHKLVEGLRYVSNPVMLIRLRPEDAARAIKRKGQESFNYGDYFAYTKVCSHLGCPTSLYEQRTNRILCPCHQSQFDALEYAKPLFGPAARALAQLPITVNNQGYMVAAGDFIEPVGPAFWERRS
- a CDS encoding cytochrome c, with product MSSSPPRPSDSDDVDAGRSTHSADGASAGRPASASTSARKAKSRRKLRRRASGALLLLVGLVAAGVLASVLTPKPQVAVADESNAALISDGKKLYETSCITCHGANLQGVQDRGPALLGVGDAAVYFQVSTGRMPAARGEAQALRKPPKFTKAQIDQLGAYIQSEGGGPQVIYERNADGSVKMKDGLPVLAQESLRGKNLGRGSELFRLNCASCHNFTGRGGALSSGKFAPPLDGVEEQQIYTAMLTGPQNMPKFSNRQLSVEEKKDIIGFIKYVTESKPQGGLGIGGFGPVSEGMVMWVVGVVAIVAAAMWMGSRT